A stretch of the Conger conger chromosome 3, fConCon1.1, whole genome shotgun sequence genome encodes the following:
- the ppp1r35 gene encoding protein phosphatase 1 regulatory subunit 35, whose protein sequence is MTKVSPRQQCLLAAGTDPDSQPVPQCPPAPMGYYKLVSLPDKDLTLTPDKVGKEAGILKRGRGGKQAQRQVRFDVSPRTKALEINPTRASGEEPGVITVISQSSYSPSELQHPIRTASKGKKNYKKRKDSKAKSRALPCDGRSEVLTQAQSEVPWEGAELNTTLALKVELEGLAEAAFDSRKAVQEQLKKSTHTKNNIAIKATEGVNIPRSQNLYQSLVSISVSEDQLISCALRDRLTLVPSNHSSKNQESPAEGPDLLAFYSPGELLRETPLLPGDGVQQSRPRPVPRPANATFDLYHRHRQWEA, encoded by the exons ATGACTAAAGTGAGCCCACGACAGCAATGTCTTCTGGCGGCTGGCACCGACCCCGACAGCCAACCTGTTCCTCAATGTCCCCCGGCCCCCATGGGATATTATAAGCTTGTGAGCCTTCCAGACAAAGACCTGACCCTCACTCCTGACAAGGTGGGTAAAGAGGCAGGGATCCTGAAGAGGGGCCGAGGAGGAAAGCAGGCCCAGAGACAG GTCCGTTTTGATGTCAGCCCAAGAACTAAAGCCCTAGAAATCAACCCAACTAGAGCATCAGGAGAGGAGCCTGGTGtcatcactgtgattagccagTCAAGCTACAGCCCCTCAGAACTACAGCATCCCATCAGAACTGCAAGCAAAG GCAAAAAGAATTACAAGAAAAGGAAAGACTCTAAAGCAAAGTCAAGGGCATTACCTTGTGATGGGCGGTCAGAGGTGTTGACTCAGGCTCAGTCTGAGGTGCCCTGGGAGGGTGCGGAGCTGAACACTACGCTCGCGCTTAAGGTGGAGCTGGAGGGGCTGGCTGAAGCTGCGTTTGACTCCAGGAAGGCCGTACAAGAGCAGCTGAAGAAATCCACCCACACCAAGAACAACATCGCCATCAAAGCGACCGAGG GAGTTAACATCCCTCGCTCTCAGAATCTGTACCAATCACTCGTCAGCATCAGTGTGTCAGAAGACCAGCTGATCAGCTGTGCTCTCCGTGATAGGCTGACGCTGGTCCCAAGCAACCACAGTAGCAAGAACCAG GAGAGTCCAGCAGAGGGCCCTGACCTTCTTGCCTTCTACAGCCCTGGGGAGCTGCTACGAGAGACTCCACTGCTCCCAGGAGACGGAGTGCAGCAGTCACGACCCCGCCCCGTGCCACGTCCCGCTAATGCAACCTTTGACCTctaccacagacacagacagtggGAGGCCTGA